Proteins from a genomic interval of Corynebacterium deserti GIMN1.010:
- a CDS encoding galactan 5-O-arabinofuranosyltransferase, whose amino-acid sequence MINTSETEGTVPVEKDLNPFGPARAPEGDVYRPDRLDKKSTVFSIVGAAVLAFIFALVLWLALKQTNLPAFGASNVTRALSSATIAAVLVVTGLLTWAWLRDEHRFNPRWELDKEPGAVKPRPKWRVALTYLASYLSPAALVIAVLAVPLSATRLYLDGISVDQGFRTQFLTRMADEISLSDMNYIDMPTYYPAGWFWAGGRFANMLGIPGWEAFQPWAIVSMAVAASVLVPVWQRITGSLPVATGIALVTTCVILAMNAEEPYAAIVAMGIPAMIVLTARIARGDIFALCGGIIYLGVSATFYTLFTGAVALSVVAVCIVMAALLQKSIKPLIWLAILGVSSICIALTTWGPFLLASLDGAEQSGDTATHYLPVEGTQFPVPFLAPSVLGLLCLGGLVYLVVRFHGAEVRALWVAIIVFYGWMALSMAITLIGNTLLGFRLDTVLVLLFATAGVLGIADFRLASIYKMFPTQISERTATFLTNIVVIVVLLGGLSYAQDLPQKNAHAIDLAYTDTDGYGERADLYPAGSARYYNQINTYLLDQGFEPSETVVLTDELDFMSYYPYRGFQAFTSHYANPLGEFGHRNKVIEDWAIQSWDGLSDPQDFSAALEEAPWVAPEVFIFRGSVDDPDTGWKYDVAEDLYPNNPNVRFRGVFFNPESFGELWQTEQIGPFVVVTRNE is encoded by the coding sequence ATGATTAACACCTCTGAAACTGAGGGGACCGTACCGGTTGAAAAGGACCTCAACCCCTTTGGTCCTGCCCGGGCTCCAGAAGGCGATGTGTACCGGCCTGATCGTTTAGACAAGAAGTCCACGGTGTTCAGCATCGTGGGTGCAGCAGTGCTTGCATTCATCTTTGCATTAGTGCTGTGGCTTGCTCTGAAGCAGACCAATCTTCCTGCGTTTGGTGCGTCCAATGTGACGAGGGCTTTGTCTTCCGCGACTATTGCCGCGGTGTTGGTGGTCACTGGACTTTTGACCTGGGCGTGGCTGCGCGATGAGCACCGATTCAACCCGCGGTGGGAGTTGGATAAAGAACCAGGAGCGGTAAAGCCTCGCCCCAAGTGGCGTGTTGCACTGACATACTTGGCGTCCTACCTCAGCCCTGCAGCGCTGGTGATTGCGGTGCTGGCTGTCCCATTGTCAGCCACTCGTCTCTACCTCGACGGAATTAGCGTTGACCAGGGATTTAGAACTCAGTTCCTGACCCGCATGGCTGATGAGATCAGTCTGTCGGATATGAACTACATTGATATGCCGACCTACTACCCTGCTGGTTGGTTCTGGGCTGGTGGCAGGTTTGCCAACATGCTGGGGATCCCAGGGTGGGAGGCGTTCCAGCCGTGGGCAATTGTGTCGATGGCCGTTGCAGCTTCTGTGCTGGTTCCTGTGTGGCAGCGCATCACTGGTTCTTTGCCGGTTGCGACAGGCATTGCGTTGGTGACTACCTGCGTTATTTTGGCTATGAACGCCGAGGAGCCTTATGCTGCGATCGTTGCAATGGGCATTCCGGCGATGATTGTGCTCACCGCCCGCATTGCTCGTGGGGATATTTTCGCGCTGTGCGGTGGCATTATTTACCTCGGTGTTTCAGCCACGTTCTACACCTTGTTTACTGGGGCCGTCGCTCTTTCAGTTGTCGCCGTGTGCATTGTGATGGCTGCACTCTTGCAAAAGTCCATCAAGCCACTGATCTGGTTGGCCATCTTGGGTGTGTCCTCCATCTGCATTGCTCTAACCACCTGGGGACCATTCCTTCTCGCTTCCCTTGATGGTGCAGAACAATCTGGCGACACCGCAACCCACTACCTGCCTGTAGAAGGAACGCAATTCCCGGTCCCATTCTTGGCGCCGAGTGTTCTTGGATTGCTGTGCTTGGGTGGTCTTGTCTACCTTGTTGTTCGTTTCCATGGCGCAGAAGTCCGCGCACTGTGGGTTGCCATCATCGTGTTCTACGGATGGATGGCGCTGTCGATGGCCATTACCCTGATTGGTAACACCCTCTTGGGGTTCCGCCTGGACACCGTCTTGGTCTTGCTGTTTGCTACCGCGGGTGTGTTGGGCATTGCAGATTTCCGTTTGGCCAGTATCTATAAGATGTTTCCCACGCAGATTTCTGAGCGCACCGCAACATTTTTGACCAACATCGTAGTGATCGTCGTGCTTCTTGGCGGACTGAGCTATGCGCAAGACCTTCCGCAAAAGAATGCGCACGCCATCGATTTGGCTTATACCGATACCGATGGATATGGCGAGCGAGCCGACCTGTACCCAGCAGGCTCGGCACGCTACTACAACCAGATCAATACCTACCTTCTGGATCAAGGTTTTGAGCCTTCAGAAACTGTAGTGCTCACCGATGAGCTGGACTTTATGTCGTACTACCCATACCGCGGATTCCAGGCGTTTACCTCGCACTATGCAAACCCACTGGGTGAATTTGGCCATCGCAACAAGGTGATCGAGGATTGGGCAATTCAAAGCTGGGATGGCTTGTCGGACCCTCAAGATTTCAGTGCAGCGTTGGAGGAGGCACCGTGGGTTGCGCCGGAGGTGTTCATTTTCCGTGGGTCGGTCGATGATCCTGACACTGGGTGGAAGTATGACGTGGCGGAAGATCTCTACCCGAATAACCCAAATGTGCGGTTCCGTGGTGTGTTTTTCAATCCTGAGTCTTTTGGAGAGCTGTGGCAGACAGAGCAGATCGGACCTTTCGTGGTGGTGACGCGCAATGAGTGA
- a CDS encoding decaprenylphospho-beta-D-erythro-pentofuranosid-2-ulose 2-reductase codes for MLNAVGKAQNILLLGGTSEIGISIVTRFLKQGPSHVTLAARKDSPRVADAVAEIEAAGAESVTVVDFDALDTASHPAAIDAAFEKGDVDVAIVAFGILGDNEAQWRDQALAVEATSVNYTAGVSVGVLLGQKFEAQGHGTIVAMSSVAGQRVRRSNFVYGSAKAGFDGFYTQLGEALRGSGANVLVVRAGQVRTKMSADAGEAPLTVNREDVANAVYDAVVNKKDIIYVHPLFQYVSLAFQFIPRAIFRKLPF; via the coding sequence ATGCTTAACGCAGTGGGCAAGGCCCAAAACATTCTCCTCCTGGGTGGCACCTCAGAAATCGGCATCTCCATTGTGACCCGATTCCTGAAGCAGGGTCCCTCTCATGTGACTTTGGCTGCGCGCAAGGACTCCCCTCGCGTTGCTGATGCTGTCGCCGAGATCGAAGCCGCCGGTGCTGAGTCTGTCACCGTCGTTGATTTCGATGCTCTTGACACCGCATCCCACCCAGCTGCTATCGACGCAGCTTTTGAAAAAGGCGATGTTGACGTAGCCATCGTTGCCTTCGGCATCCTCGGTGACAACGAAGCACAGTGGCGCGACCAGGCGCTGGCTGTGGAAGCAACCTCTGTCAACTACACCGCTGGCGTTTCTGTCGGTGTCCTGCTTGGTCAGAAGTTTGAAGCACAAGGACACGGCACCATCGTTGCTATGTCTTCTGTTGCAGGTCAGCGCGTTCGCCGTTCCAACTTTGTCTACGGCTCCGCCAAGGCAGGATTCGACGGCTTCTACACACAGCTCGGCGAAGCTCTCCGTGGCTCTGGCGCTAACGTTTTGGTTGTTCGTGCTGGTCAGGTTCGCACCAAGATGAGCGCCGACGCAGGCGAAGCGCCTTTGACCGTGAACCGTGAAGACGTGGCCAACGCTGTCTACGATGCCGTTGTGAATAAGAAGGACATTATCTACGTCCACCCACTGTTCCAATACGTCTCGTTGGCATTCCAGTTCATTCCACGAGCTATCTTCCGCAAGCTACCTTTCTAG
- a CDS encoding FAD-binding oxidoreductase — MNSSHGTSSSGASAGAHGALPLEAKKLNGWGRTAPTTAEVLSTPDLDVIVDAVRQVAEQNDSKPDYLKRGVIARGMGRSYGDPAQNAGGLVIDMQPLNKIHSIDPDSAIVDVDGGVTLDQLMKAALPYGLWVPVLPGTRQVTIGGAIGPDIHGKNHHSAGSFGDHVVSMELLVADGRILHLEPEGTAEDPDGELFWATVGGMGLTGIIVRARVRMTKTETAYFISDTDRTNNLDETVEFHSDGSEHNYTYSSAWFDVISPEPKLGRSTISRGSLATLAQLEELAPKLAKDPLKFNAPQLMKVPDVFPSWTMNKLTLMAIGEAYYAMGAPAQNKIKNLTQFYQPLDLIGEWNRGYGSKGFLQYQFVVPMDAVEPFKDIIRDMQKSGHYSALNVFKLFGDGNRAPLSYPMPGWNVCVDFPIRPGLGAFLDDLDKRVMEFGGRLYLAKESRTSAENFHTMYPGMEGWLKTRNAIDPTGVFASDMSRRLELS; from the coding sequence ATGAACAGTTCTCACGGCACGTCCAGCTCCGGCGCTTCGGCCGGTGCCCACGGAGCCCTTCCCCTAGAAGCTAAGAAACTGAACGGCTGGGGCCGTACCGCCCCGACCACCGCTGAGGTGCTCTCCACCCCGGACCTCGATGTCATTGTTGACGCCGTCCGCCAAGTCGCAGAGCAAAACGACTCCAAGCCTGACTACCTCAAGCGTGGCGTCATTGCCCGCGGCATGGGACGCTCCTACGGCGACCCTGCACAAAACGCCGGTGGCCTTGTCATTGACATGCAGCCACTGAACAAGATCCACTCCATCGATCCTGATTCCGCGATCGTTGACGTCGACGGTGGTGTCACCCTCGATCAGCTGATGAAGGCCGCACTCCCCTACGGATTGTGGGTTCCTGTCCTTCCTGGCACCCGCCAGGTCACCATCGGTGGCGCCATCGGACCTGATATCCACGGAAAAAACCACCACTCAGCAGGCTCCTTCGGCGATCACGTGGTCTCCATGGAGCTGCTCGTTGCCGACGGCCGCATCCTCCACCTTGAGCCAGAAGGCACCGCAGAAGACCCAGACGGCGAACTGTTCTGGGCAACCGTCGGTGGCATGGGTCTGACCGGCATCATCGTTCGAGCACGCGTGCGTATGACCAAGACTGAGACCGCCTACTTCATCTCAGACACCGATCGCACCAACAACTTGGATGAAACCGTAGAGTTCCACTCCGACGGATCCGAGCACAACTACACCTACTCTTCTGCATGGTTTGATGTGATTAGCCCTGAGCCAAAGCTCGGCCGCTCCACCATCTCCCGTGGTTCCCTGGCAACCCTTGCTCAGCTGGAGGAATTGGCGCCAAAACTGGCCAAGGATCCACTGAAGTTCAATGCGCCACAGCTAATGAAGGTTCCAGACGTCTTCCCATCCTGGACCATGAACAAGCTGACCTTGATGGCCATCGGCGAGGCGTACTACGCCATGGGTGCACCAGCGCAAAACAAGATCAAGAACCTCACGCAGTTCTACCAACCACTCGATCTCATCGGCGAATGGAACCGTGGATACGGTTCCAAGGGCTTCCTGCAGTACCAGTTCGTGGTTCCCATGGATGCTGTTGAACCATTCAAGGACATCATCCGCGACATGCAGAAGTCCGGACACTACTCTGCACTCAACGTGTTCAAGCTCTTCGGCGACGGCAACCGCGCTCCACTGTCCTACCCAATGCCAGGCTGGAACGTCTGTGTGGACTTCCCCATCCGTCCAGGCCTTGGTGCTTTCTTGGATGATCTGGATAAGCGAGTCATGGAATTCGGCGGTCGCCTGTACTTGGCTAAGGAATCTCGCACCTCTGCAGAGAACTTCCACACCATGTACCCAGGTATGGAAGGCTGGCTGAAGACCCGCAACGCCATCGACCCCACTGGAGTCTTTGCGTCTGATATGTCCCGCCGACTCGAGCTTTCCTAA
- a CDS encoding GtrA family protein: MPDNNDVTILRPMSLKTQAFRFILTGGLSAIVDLGILSLLQLVFGLPVPVARTISFIAGTTTAYMINRRWTFQAESSTSRFLAVVALYTVTFLINIGLQTLCSSLFETWGWPEAVAMVVAFVIAQGTGTTINFIVQRTLIFRVK; encoded by the coding sequence GTGCCAGACAATAACGACGTCACCATCCTCCGCCCAATGAGCCTCAAAACCCAAGCATTTAGGTTCATCCTCACCGGCGGCCTCTCCGCGATTGTCGATCTCGGCATCCTCTCCCTCCTCCAGCTCGTATTTGGCCTACCCGTCCCCGTAGCCCGCACCATTTCCTTCATTGCAGGCACCACCACCGCCTACATGATTAACCGACGCTGGACCTTCCAAGCCGAAAGCTCCACCTCGCGCTTCCTCGCTGTCGTGGCGCTGTACACCGTGACGTTCCTCATCAACATCGGCCTGCAAACCCTGTGTTCATCACTTTTCGAAACCTGGGGCTGGCCCGAAGCCGTCGCCATGGTCGTAGCATTCGTCATCGCCCAAGGCACCGGAACCACGATCAATTTCATCGTCCAGCGAACCTTAATTTTCCGAGTGAAATAA
- the glfT1 gene encoding galactofuranosyltransferase GlfT1 produces the protein MAQTTTHLQPGINVAAVIVTHNRVELLRHSLAVVANQTYPVKHIVVVDNGADPDVEKLVLEVAGDRGVYTPSRTNLGGGGGFAYGFLTALALGADAVWCADDDGRPEGQEVLKTLVDAASRHNLEEISPVVCNADDPERLAFPLRRGLEWRRMRSELIDPENPQDDLLPGIASLFNGALISAYAMERIGVPDYRLFIRGDEVEYHRRLVRSGLPFGTCLTTAYLHPDGSDEFKPILGGRMHTQYPDNDFKRFFTYRNRGYLMSQPGMRKLLPQEYARFAWFFLVQKRDVKGFREWLRLHKLGREEKFSRP, from the coding sequence ATGGCACAAACCACTACCCACCTTCAGCCGGGCATCAACGTCGCAGCGGTCATTGTGACCCACAATCGTGTGGAATTGCTGCGGCATTCCCTCGCGGTTGTTGCCAATCAAACGTATCCGGTGAAGCATATTGTGGTGGTGGATAATGGGGCGGATCCGGATGTCGAAAAGCTGGTTTTGGAGGTCGCGGGTGACCGTGGCGTTTATACGCCGTCGCGCACAAATTTGGGTGGTGGCGGCGGGTTTGCGTACGGCTTTTTGACGGCTTTGGCGCTGGGCGCGGATGCAGTATGGTGCGCCGACGATGACGGCCGGCCCGAGGGCCAGGAAGTGCTAAAGACGCTTGTCGACGCCGCCTCTCGGCACAATCTTGAGGAAATCTCTCCCGTGGTGTGCAACGCTGATGATCCGGAGCGGTTGGCGTTTCCGCTGCGTCGTGGTTTGGAGTGGCGTCGGATGCGCAGTGAGCTGATTGATCCGGAGAATCCGCAGGATGATCTGCTGCCTGGCATCGCTTCGTTGTTTAATGGCGCTTTGATCAGTGCGTATGCGATGGAGCGCATTGGTGTGCCGGATTATCGTCTCTTTATCCGTGGCGATGAGGTGGAATACCATCGTCGTTTGGTGCGCTCTGGTTTGCCGTTCGGCACCTGTTTGACCACCGCGTATTTGCATCCGGATGGCTCTGATGAGTTTAAGCCGATCCTCGGTGGGCGGATGCATACGCAGTATCCAGATAATGATTTCAAGAGATTTTTCACCTACCGCAACCGTGGCTACCTGATGAGCCAGCCTGGAATGCGCAAGCTTCTTCCGCAGGAATATGCGCGTTTTGCGTGGTTCTTCCTGGTACAAAAACGCGATGTGAAGGGTTTCCGGGAGTGGTTGCGCCTGCACAAATTGGGCAGGGAGGAGAAGTTCAGCCGCCCCTAG
- a CDS encoding VOC family protein: MTAYIDHIVIAATDLNDLVTRFTQLTGVEPIPGGRHDFGTANALVPMSTPEGSYLELIGPDPEADAVTEDNFAIASTSTKNPRVAGWCIRPEDLGKLAQQRGTRTEAMSRHTPEGTTLSWRLIVPERGVDYAPVPFAIDWEDSPHPSKIAEPKAGIHSLKVQGAESFEVEFPVEFAEGEPYLELVLDTPKGQVNLKDI, from the coding sequence ATGACCGCATACATTGATCACATTGTCATTGCTGCGACCGACCTGAATGATCTGGTTACTCGGTTCACTCAGCTGACCGGCGTGGAGCCGATCCCGGGCGGCCGGCACGATTTCGGCACGGCGAATGCGCTGGTGCCGATGTCGACGCCGGAGGGATCGTACTTGGAGTTGATTGGCCCGGATCCGGAGGCGGATGCGGTGACGGAAGACAATTTCGCGATCGCATCCACGTCCACGAAGAACCCTCGCGTCGCAGGGTGGTGCATTAGGCCGGAGGACCTTGGGAAGCTCGCCCAGCAGAGGGGCACGAGGACGGAGGCGATGAGTCGTCATACGCCGGAGGGCACGACGTTGAGCTGGAGGTTGATCGTTCCCGAGCGGGGCGTCGATTATGCGCCGGTGCCGTTTGCGATTGATTGGGAAGATTCGCCGCATCCGTCGAAGATTGCGGAGCCGAAGGCTGGCATCCATAGTTTGAAGGTGCAGGGTGCGGAGTCGTTTGAGGTGGAGTTTCCGGTGGAGTTTGCGGAAGGGGAGCCGTATTTGGAGTTGGTGCTCGATACGCCGAAGGGTCAGGTTAATCTGAAGGATATTTGA
- the wzt gene encoding galactan export ABC transporter ATP-binding subunit Wzt/RfbE, protein MVSIDTYNACVDFPIFDAKSRSMKKAFLGAAGGAIGRNQDNVVVVEALKDINLHLREGDRVGLVGHNGAGKSTLLRLLSGIYEPTRGSADIRGRVAPVFDLGVGMDPEISGYENIIIRGLFLGQTRKQMKAKMEEIADFTELGEYLSMPLRTYSTGMRIRLALGVVTSIEPEILLLDEGIGAVDAAFMAKARDRLQALVERSGILVFASHSNDFLAQLCNTALWVDHGQIRDAGLVPDVVEAYEGKGAGDHVRRLLTRIEEEKQA, encoded by the coding sequence ATGGTTTCTATCGATACCTACAACGCCTGCGTCGACTTCCCCATCTTCGACGCCAAATCCCGCTCCATGAAGAAAGCCTTCCTCGGAGCAGCCGGCGGCGCCATCGGCCGCAACCAAGACAACGTCGTGGTCGTCGAAGCACTCAAAGACATCAACCTCCACCTCCGCGAAGGTGACCGGGTCGGCCTCGTCGGCCACAATGGCGCAGGCAAATCGACGCTTCTTCGCCTGCTGTCCGGCATCTACGAACCCACCCGCGGCTCAGCCGACATCCGGGGTCGGGTCGCCCCCGTCTTCGACCTCGGCGTCGGCATGGACCCGGAAATCTCCGGCTACGAAAACATCATCATCCGAGGCCTCTTCCTCGGCCAAACCCGCAAGCAGATGAAAGCCAAAATGGAAGAAATCGCCGACTTCACGGAGCTCGGCGAATACCTCTCCATGCCTCTGCGCACCTATTCCACCGGCATGCGCATCCGCCTCGCCCTCGGCGTGGTCACCTCCATCGAGCCCGAAATTTTGCTTCTCGACGAGGGCATCGGGGCAGTCGACGCTGCTTTTATGGCCAAGGCCCGTGACCGCCTGCAGGCACTGGTAGAGCGTTCTGGCATCTTGGTATTTGCCTCCCACTCCAATGACTTCCTGGCCCAGTTATGCAATACCGCATTATGGGTCGACCACGGCCAAATCCGCGACGCGGGACTAGTTCCAGACGTGGTGGAAGCCTACGAAGGCAAGGGTGCCGGCGATCACGTTCGTCGCCTGCTCACCCGCATCGAAGAAGAAAAGCAGGCCTAA
- the wzm gene encoding galactan export ABC transporter permease subunit Wzm/RfbD: protein MQEQSKQNDLQADLARIVAVTSDTAPKSQSMTFRAAWDDIVRGFKQHELWLQLGWQDIKQRYRRSVLGPLWITIATGVMALALGLLYSVLFKIPLAEFLPHVTVGLILWNFISGCIKEGADIFIDNEGLIKQLPSALSVHVYRLVWKQALFLAHNLVIWLILMLIFPRPLGWDVLLIIPGMFLLVINGVWVAMFFGIIATRYRDVSPLLEAGTQLLFYVTPIVWMTSTLQEHSEEVGGRARLAELNPLYHYLEIVRAPMIGADLPAYHWWIVLAFTFVGLGLALLAMKQWRFRVSYWV, encoded by the coding sequence GTGCAGGAACAATCGAAGCAGAATGACCTCCAGGCAGACCTCGCCAGAATCGTCGCCGTGACATCGGACACAGCTCCGAAATCACAGTCCATGACGTTCCGCGCTGCCTGGGACGATATCGTCCGCGGATTCAAGCAACATGAACTCTGGCTGCAGCTTGGCTGGCAAGATATTAAACAGCGCTACCGACGCTCCGTCTTAGGCCCCTTGTGGATCACCATCGCCACCGGTGTCATGGCTCTCGCACTTGGCTTGCTCTACTCCGTGCTGTTTAAAATCCCCCTCGCGGAATTTCTGCCTCACGTCACCGTCGGCCTCATCCTGTGGAACTTCATTTCCGGATGCATCAAAGAAGGCGCCGACATCTTCATCGACAACGAAGGCCTCATCAAACAGCTACCTTCCGCCCTGTCGGTCCATGTCTACCGACTCGTCTGGAAACAAGCCCTCTTCCTCGCCCACAACCTGGTCATTTGGCTGATCCTCATGCTCATCTTCCCCCGTCCACTCGGCTGGGACGTGCTGCTAATCATCCCTGGAATGTTCCTCCTCGTAATCAATGGCGTCTGGGTTGCCATGTTCTTCGGCATTATCGCCACCCGCTACCGGGACGTCTCCCCGCTGCTAGAAGCCGGAACCCAACTTCTCTTCTACGTCACCCCCATCGTGTGGATGACCTCTACGCTGCAAGAACACAGCGAAGAAGTCGGCGGGCGAGCTCGCCTCGCCGAACTCAACCCCCTCTATCACTACCTCGAAATCGTGCGCGCCCCCATGATTGGTGCTGACCTCCCCGCCTACCACTGGTGGATCGTCCTCGCCTTCACCTTCGTGGGCCTCGGCCTCGCCCTCCTCGCCATGAAGCAATGGCGATTCCGCGTCAGCTACTGGGTATAA
- a CDS encoding aminotransferase class V-fold PLP-dependent enzyme codes for MGFDVARVRGLYTSLGDGWTYLNAHQIPQVPERVASGVAAAFRTHAQISEATSMPIAVEQLEAAREAVASMVGTEPACVVLGPTRQFLVHTLARGLGAFVRRQAGVVLSRADAGWLTAPFRTLDGSFRWAEPDLGTGLLPDWQYKKLVDGATRLVVLSAAHPLLGTVAPVGKIVDTVRQRSRAWVLVDATSYAAYRPLHLDEWEADIVMLDLGEMGGPQISAMIFRDTSMFPRLDRSVPLELPASSLPHGLLGGVPNLVRHLGNLDEKAPSVVEAMGEMAKFHKGLLDHLIESLEGLSAVHIVGISGDAAGHDALELDRVPRLTFTVTGVPAEMVHRRLVDNRLITTVSPADPLLDAMGVAEAGGSITIGLSPFSTYYEVDQLTRVLASLA; via the coding sequence GTGGGTTTTGATGTGGCCAGGGTTCGAGGGCTTTATACTTCCTTGGGCGATGGCTGGACGTACCTCAACGCACATCAGATTCCGCAGGTTCCGGAGCGGGTTGCTTCGGGCGTTGCGGCGGCTTTCCGTACCCATGCGCAGATTTCTGAAGCGACGTCGATGCCGATTGCAGTTGAGCAGTTGGAGGCAGCGCGCGAGGCGGTGGCGTCGATGGTGGGCACGGAGCCGGCGTGTGTGGTGCTGGGACCAACGCGACAGTTTTTGGTTCATACATTGGCCCGGGGGTTGGGAGCGTTTGTGCGTCGACAAGCTGGGGTTGTACTCTCGCGCGCCGACGCCGGCTGGTTGACGGCGCCGTTTCGCACCCTCGACGGCAGCTTCCGCTGGGCCGAGCCCGATTTGGGCACCGGCTTGCTGCCCGACTGGCAATATAAAAAGCTTGTCGACGGCGCGACGCGGCTCGTGGTGCTGTCCGCGGCGCACCCACTGCTCGGCACGGTTGCCCCAGTGGGCAAGATTGTGGACACGGTGCGACAGCGGTCACGGGCGTGGGTGCTTGTCGACGCCACCTCCTACGCCGCCTACCGCCCCTTGCACCTTGATGAATGGGAAGCTGACATCGTCATGCTTGACCTCGGTGAAATGGGTGGACCGCAGATTTCCGCAATGATCTTCCGCGACACCTCCATGTTCCCGCGCCTCGACCGCAGCGTGCCACTGGAACTCCCCGCAAGCTCCCTGCCACATGGTTTGCTGGGTGGTGTGCCCAACCTCGTGCGGCACCTGGGCAACCTCGATGAAAAAGCCCCTTCTGTTGTTGAGGCGATGGGGGAGATGGCGAAATTCCACAAGGGACTGCTTGATCACCTCATCGAATCACTCGAAGGGCTGTCCGCCGTCCACATCGTGGGAATCTCCGGCGACGCAGCGGGCCACGACGCGCTCGAGCTGGACCGCGTGCCACGCCTGACATTTACCGTCACCGGTGTGCCTGCCGAGATGGTGCACCGACGCCTCGTGGATAATCGCCTGATCACCACCGTCAGCCCCGCCGATCCGCTTCTCGACGCCATGGGTGTCGCCGAGGCAGGTGGCTCCATCACCATCGGACTGAGTCCGTTTAGTACCTACTATGAAGTGGATCAGCTGACGAGGGTATTGGCGTCGTTGGCCTAG
- a CDS encoding NAD(P)H-quinone oxidoreductase, with protein sequence MQAIVQTEEKVTASLELQEVPVPTLKSGEVLVEVKAAGVNRADLLQTQGNYPVPPGASEILGLECAGVIVDAGDTDRSIGEEVACLLTGGGYAQFVAVPQGQLMPIPNGYSFVEAASIVEVACTVWSNIGMLAGLKEGDLFLIHGGAGGIGTFAIQMGKALGATVAVTAGSAEKLETCKELGADILINYKEEDFAETLKNQADVILDIIGAKYLAQNVKAMAKDGHMVTIGMQGGVKGELNLGHLLAKRGTISATALRGRDVEDKARIVRSTVDNIWPLLNNKKISHHIDHTLPLAQAAEALQKLQEGTVTGKLVLTT encoded by the coding sequence ATGCAAGCCATCGTCCAAACTGAAGAGAAGGTGACCGCTTCCCTTGAGCTTCAGGAAGTTCCGGTTCCAACTCTGAAGTCCGGCGAGGTGTTGGTTGAGGTCAAAGCTGCCGGTGTCAATCGCGCTGATCTTCTCCAAACGCAGGGAAATTATCCTGTTCCTCCAGGAGCATCTGAGATCCTCGGTTTAGAGTGCGCGGGTGTCATTGTGGATGCTGGTGACACTGACCGAAGCATCGGCGAGGAGGTTGCGTGCCTGCTTACAGGTGGCGGATATGCGCAGTTTGTGGCGGTTCCGCAGGGTCAGCTCATGCCGATTCCTAATGGCTACAGCTTTGTTGAGGCTGCGTCGATTGTGGAGGTTGCGTGCACGGTGTGGTCAAATATCGGAATGCTCGCTGGCCTGAAGGAGGGGGATTTGTTCCTTATTCATGGTGGTGCTGGTGGGATCGGAACGTTCGCCATTCAAATGGGTAAGGCGTTGGGCGCAACTGTCGCGGTCACGGCTGGATCTGCAGAAAAACTCGAGACCTGCAAGGAGCTCGGCGCGGATATTCTTATCAATTATAAGGAAGAAGACTTCGCGGAAACGCTCAAGAATCAGGCTGATGTCATTCTCGATATCATCGGAGCGAAGTACCTTGCTCAAAACGTCAAGGCGATGGCCAAGGATGGTCATATGGTGACGATCGGCATGCAGGGCGGTGTGAAGGGCGAGCTCAACTTGGGTCACCTCTTGGCTAAGCGAGGCACGATTTCAGCTACTGCGCTGCGCGGACGCGATGTGGAGGACAAAGCAAGGATTGTGCGCAGCACTGTGGACAATATCTGGCCACTGCTGAACAACAAGAAGATCTCTCACCACATCGATCACACTCTTCCACTGGCACAGGCTGCTGAGGCTCTGCAGAAATTGCAGGAGGGAACCGTCACCGGCAAGCTCGTCCTAACAACCTAG